A window of Panicum virgatum strain AP13 chromosome 8K, P.virgatum_v5, whole genome shotgun sequence contains these coding sequences:
- the LOC120645749 gene encoding ATP-dependent DNA helicase pif1-like has protein sequence MSEDYKRNSASTAVVDQMVLIDIRKMLQSMGKDIKSFPLPDVDDMYDDANGIPREIFEEANIEANNDDVAMVETLNVEQRDAYDVIMAAVNNDKGGLFFVDGPGGTGKTFLYRALHANLRHQNKIAVATATFGVAASIMPGGRTSHSRFKIPLTLEEGASCSFTKQSGTAKLLQTASLIIWDEASMTKRQAIEALDNSLRDIMNCPNMPFGGKTVVFAGDFRQVLLVVRKGSRAQIVDASLRRSYLWEYMHQLKLVRNMRAQNDPWFADYLLRIGGGIEDVNCDGNVRLPDEICVPYAGGGKALDTLIESIFPNLNENITNKDYITSRAILSTRNDWVDGINMKMIGIFHGGETEYHSFDSAIDDPHNYYPAEFLNTLTPNGLPPHVLKLKIGCPIILLRNLDPANGLCNGTRLVVRGFQRNTIDAEIVLGQHAGKRVFLPRIPLCPSDDEMFPFQSKRKQFPIRLSFAMTVNKSQGQTIPNVGVYLPEPVFSHGQLYVAMSRATARVNIRILVVPPNA, from the coding sequence ATGTCCGAGGACTATAAGCGTAACAGTGCATCAACCGCGGTGGTCGATCAGATGGTTTTGATCGATATTAGGAAAATGCTTCAGTCAATGGGTAAGGATATTAAGTCATTTCCTCTTCCAGATGTTGACGACATGTATGATGATGCTAATGGTATTCCCCGTGAGATATTCGAGGAGGCAAACATTGAGGCGAACAATGACGATGTAGCTATGGTGGAGACTCTAAACGTAGAGCAAAGGGATGCTTATGATGTCATCATGGCCGCTGTTAACAATGATAAGGGTGGATTATTCTTCGTTGATGGACCTGGTGGGACTGGGAAGACATTCTTGTACAGAGCGTTACATGCAAACCTACGTCACCAAAACAAAATTGCAGTGGCTACAGCTACATTTGGTGTTGCAGCCTCCATAATGCCGGGTGGCAGGACATCCCACTCTCGTTTCAAGATCCCGCTGACCTTAGAAGAAGGTGCATCTTGTAGTTTTACTAAACAAAGTGGTactgctaaattgctacagacAGCATCTCTAATAATATGGGATGAAGCTTCTATGACAAAGAGACAAGCCATTGAGGCACTAGACAATAGCCTACGAGATATAATGAACTGTCCAAATATGCCGTTTGGTGGGAAGACTGTTGTGTTTGCGGGGGATTTCAGGCAAGTCCTACTAGTTGTGCGGAAAGGGTCCAGGGCTCAGATAGTTGATGCTTCGTTGCGGAGGTCGTATCTTTGGGAGTACATGCACCAACTTAAGCTGGTACGCAACATGAGAGCACAGAATGATCCATGGTTTGCAGATTATTTGCTGCGCATCGGTGGAGGTATAGAGGATGTTAATTGTGATGGAAACGTTCGTCTACCAGATGAAATTTGCGTGCCATATGCAGGAGGTGGCAAAGCCCTTGATACACTGATCGAAAGCATCTTTCCAAATCTAAATGAAAACATAACAAATAAGGACTACATCACTTCTAGAGCAATTCTGTCCACACGTAATGACTGGGTGGATGGGATTAATATGAAGATGATTGGTATTTTTCATGGTGGGGAGACAGAATATCACAGTTTTGATTCTGCCATAGATGACCCACATAACTACTATCCCGCAGAGTTTCTGAACACATTGACGCCCAATGGACTGCCTCCGCATGTGTTGAAGCTAAAGATCGGATGTCCAATTATATTGCTTAGAAATCTCGACCCCGCAAATGGATTATGCAATGGAACAAGGCTGGTTGTACGTGGATTCCAAAGGAACACCATAGATGCAGAAATTGTGTTGGGGCAACATGCTGGAAAGCGGGTTTTCCTCCCTCGCATACCATTGTGCCCATCCGATGATGAAATGTTTCCGTTCCAATCTAAGAGAAAGCAATTCCCTATCAGGCTTAGTTTTGCAATGACAGTGAACAAGTCACAGGGGCAGACAATTCCTAATGTTGGTGTTTACCTACCTGAACCTGTGTTCTCTCATGGCCAATTGTATGTTGCAATGTCTCGCGCTACTGCCCGTGTTAACATCAGGATTCTTGTTGTTCCACCTAATGCTtag